One Ensifer adhaerens genomic window, GACCTCTTGCCGCACAAAACGCCATTCTCGTGCGCTTTGGTAGCGCGACCAAAGACGGCGTGCACCTCGAATTCAAACGGATCCATCATGGCTTACTGATATATCTCCGCGAGCCGCCGCACCTGGAAAATCGAAACGCCCGTCTGCCCACCGGCCCCTGTCGCGGGCACAATTTTCAACTTCGGCGGACAAAAGGAACCAATTTTCCCACTAAATTACTAGGGAATAAGTATGATGCATCGCAATCACCCGATGGGGTACATTCGGGTGGCGGTGCGATCCGCATAACAGGCATAAGCAGGAGTTTGGGAAATGACGGGCACTATCATCGGCTTTGGCAAAATCTCGGGACATGGCCTTCGGGGCCGCGGCTCGACGCTCGCCGCCGCCACACTGGCGCTTACGCTGTCGACGAGCGCGGTCGCCTTCGCCGAGGACGCAAAGTTCGACCCCAACGCCTCGATCACCATCGGTTCGCTCTACGAGCCGCAGAACCTCGACAACACCGCCGGCGCCGGTCAGGGCATCAACGAAGCCTTCAACGGCAATGTCTATGAAGCGCTGTTCACGCTGACCGATGCGGGCGACGTGCAGCCGGGTCTCGTCGCCGAGCAGAGCGTCAGCGAAGACGGTCTCACCTATACCTTCAAGCTCCGCTCGGGCGTTACCTTCCACTCCGGCGATCCGCTGACGGCGGCCGACGTCAAATACAGCATCGAGCGTGTAACGGCTGAGCAATCCAAGAGCTCGCGCAAGAAGAGCCTCGCGACGATCAGCGCGATCGAGACGCCCGATGACCAGACTGTCGTCGTCAAGCTCACCGCACGCTCGATCTCGCTTCCCTACAATCTGAGCTACGTCTGGATCGTCAACGATGCGGCAAAGGACCTGAACGCCAGCGAAGACGGCACCGGCCCCTATCGTCTCGACGAATGGCGCCGCGGCTCGTCGCTCGCGCTGACCCGCAACGACAAATATTGGGGCACCGCACCCACCAACGGCGAAGTGGTCTTCCAGTACTTCACCGATGCGACCGCCCTCAACAATGCACTTTTGACCGGCGCCGTCGATATCATCACCAGCGTCCAGAGCCCGGATTCGATCGCCCAGTTCAAGGACAATCCTGATTTCACCGTCACGGCCGGCCAGTCGACCACCAAGGAACTGCTCGCCTTCAACGATCGCG contains:
- a CDS encoding ABC transporter substrate-binding protein, translating into MTGTIIGFGKISGHGLRGRGSTLAAATLALTLSTSAVAFAEDAKFDPNASITIGSLYEPQNLDNTAGAGQGINEAFNGNVYEALFTLTDAGDVQPGLVAEQSVSEDGLTYTFKLRSGVTFHSGDPLTAADVKYSIERVTAEQSKSSRKKSLATISAIETPDDQTVVVKLTARSISLPYNLSYVWIVNDAAKDLNASEDGTGPYRLDEWRRGSSLALTRNDKYWGTAPTNGEVVFQYFTDATALNNALLTGAVDIITSVQSPDSIAQFKDNPDFTVTAGQSTTKELLAFNDRVAPFDNVKVRKAIARAIDDKKLLTSIWGEYGTLIGSFVPPTDPWYVDLTAVDAYDVESAKALLKEAGFADGFTFKLDTPNYDPHPIVAQFIQSELAKVNIKVEINVITANEWYTKVYKAHDFQATLQEHVNHRDIVFYGNPDFYWGYNNPKVVDLIKASEAAANTDEQTAKLREANTIIAEDAASNWLYLYPQIVVSSSAVSGYPVNGLNSQFFASGIKKNEQ